The following proteins are encoded in a genomic region of Dokdonia donghaensis DSW-1:
- a CDS encoding TonB-dependent receptor, giving the protein MLKVCTFLMLLFSLLMCAQTTITGRVSDSNGPLPFVNVYLANTTLGASSNNDGSFEILNVPDGTYTIIASFTGYESVKKNVTVNGGTITANFFLKQNTTLEEVVISGTLKPVVRKESPVPVEVYSQAFLKKNPVPSVFEALQNVNGVRPQLNCSVCNTGDIHINGLEGPYTLVLIDGMPIVSGLSTVYGLSGIPTSLIERVEVVKGPASSLYGSEAVGGLINVITKIPEQAPRFFVENQLTSWGENNLDIGASFKAGKAHSLVGVNYYNYSNPIDNNNDNFTDVTLQDRISVFNKWSFDRKDDKVFNLAGRFFYEDRWGGELQWTPAFRGGDEIYGESIYTRRFEILGNYQLPTTEDFLLRFSYTDHDQNSVYGNEAYIAQQRIGFTQLTWNKKINKHDLLLAGGIRYNYYDDNTTATFNAGANAEEDVVIPSFLVQDEIKFTDKNTLLLGARYDYDARHGNIFTPRLAYRHKFNEDNILRLNAGTGFRIVSLFAEDHAALTGARDVIITEELDPEQSYNVNLNYLKKIYNRNAILTLDASTWFTHFTNQILPDYDTNPNQIIYSNLNGYSQTYGASVNLDATFTNGIKGSLGVTYQDVSQTEDGVRERQILTESYSANWSLSYKIENLNLNIDYTGSLYGPMRLPILGELDPREEYSPTWSTQNIQLTYDGITNLELYGGVKNLLNYTPNRNNPFIIARADDPFDENVVFDNQGQVVPTADNPNALTFDPNYIFAPNQGIRGFFGIRYTLN; this is encoded by the coding sequence ATGCTTAAAGTATGTACATTCCTGATGCTGCTATTTTCGCTATTAATGTGCGCTCAAACCACTATCACAGGTAGGGTGTCAGATAGCAATGGTCCTCTCCCCTTTGTAAACGTATACCTCGCAAATACAACTCTAGGTGCATCTTCAAATAATGATGGTAGCTTTGAGATTTTAAATGTACCAGACGGAACTTATACCATTATTGCCTCTTTTACAGGTTATGAATCTGTAAAGAAAAACGTCACTGTAAACGGCGGAACTATTACCGCAAATTTCTTTCTAAAACAAAATACCACTCTCGAGGAAGTCGTAATTTCTGGAACTCTTAAACCTGTGGTGCGTAAAGAAAGTCCCGTGCCGGTAGAAGTATACTCTCAAGCATTTTTAAAAAAGAATCCTGTTCCCTCGGTTTTTGAGGCGTTGCAAAATGTAAATGGTGTGCGCCCCCAGCTCAACTGTAGTGTCTGTAATACCGGAGACATACACATAAATGGTCTTGAAGGACCTTACACCCTTGTACTCATAGACGGGATGCCTATTGTAAGCGGCCTTTCTACCGTGTATGGTCTTTCTGGAATCCCAACCTCACTTATAGAACGTGTGGAGGTTGTAAAAGGACCAGCCTCATCGCTCTATGGAAGCGAGGCCGTAGGAGGATTAATAAATGTAATTACAAAAATACCCGAGCAAGCCCCACGCTTTTTTGTAGAAAATCAACTCACAAGCTGGGGAGAAAACAACTTAGACATAGGCGCATCTTTTAAGGCTGGAAAAGCCCACAGCCTTGTAGGTGTAAACTATTACAACTACAGTAATCCCATAGATAACAATAACGACAACTTTACAGATGTCACACTGCAAGATCGCATCTCTGTGTTTAATAAGTGGAGTTTTGACCGCAAGGATGATAAAGTATTTAATCTAGCTGGACGATTTTTTTATGAAGACAGATGGGGTGGAGAACTACAGTGGACACCCGCTTTTCGCGGAGGCGATGAGATATACGGAGAGAGCATTTACACGCGTCGTTTTGAAATTTTAGGAAATTACCAACTCCCCACTACCGAAGATTTTTTACTACGCTTTTCATACACAGACCACGATCAAAATAGCGTATATGGTAACGAAGCTTACATCGCGCAGCAACGCATAGGTTTTACCCAGCTCACCTGGAACAAAAAAATAAATAAGCACGACCTACTCCTTGCAGGTGGCATACGCTATAACTACTATGATGACAATACCACAGCGACTTTTAATGCAGGTGCAAATGCCGAAGAAGATGTTGTTATTCCTTCATTTTTAGTACAAGATGAAATTAAATTTACAGACAAAAACACCCTTCTGCTAGGTGCTCGTTATGATTATGACGCAAGGCACGGCAACATATTTACCCCGCGCCTAGCATACAGGCATAAGTTTAATGAAGATAATATACTGCGCCTTAACGCTGGCACAGGTTTTAGAATTGTAAGCCTCTTTGCCGAAGATCACGCCGCGCTTACAGGTGCAAGAGATGTCATTATCACAGAGGAGCTAGACCCAGAGCAATCGTACAATGTAAATCTCAACTACTTAAAGAAAATTTATAATCGCAATGCCATCTTAACACTAGATGCTTCTACTTGGTTTACACATTTTACAAATCAAATACTCCCAGATTATGACACAAACCCAAACCAGATTATATACAGCAACCTTAATGGCTACTCACAAACGTACGGTGCTAGCGTTAATCTAGATGCCACGTTTACAAACGGTATAAAAGGGAGTCTAGGAGTTACATATCAAGATGTATCACAAACCGAAGACGGCGTGCGTGAGCGTCAAATTCTTACCGAGAGTTATAGTGCTAACTGGTCACTAAGCTATAAAATAGAAAACCTTAATCTTAATATAGACTATACAGGTAGCCTATACGGCCCTATGCGATTACCCATACTGGGAGAACTAGACCCTAGAGAAGAATACAGTCCCACCTGGAGCACACAAAACATACAGCTCACCTATGACGGTATTACAAACCTAGAACTCTATGGCGGAGTCAAAAACTTGTTGAACTACACTCCTAACCGCAATAACCCTTTTATCATCGCCAGAGCAGACGATCCTTTTGATGAAAATGTAGTCTTTGATAATCAAGGACAAGTAGTACCTACAGCAGATAACCCAAATGCACTCACCTTTGACCCCAACTATATATTTGCTCCTAACCAAGGCATACGCGGCTTCTTTGGGATACGCTACACCTTAAACTAA
- a CDS encoding PAS domain-containing protein has protein sequence MKKKTIRAIAPLQSWDIFSEGLAQNSIKARKKAEREQLAIFKKKHKWTIDVTAITDYDYTTIVVTDHTQHIQWVNAGFSDMTGYPKSYAIGKHPRFLQGAKTSPQVREEIKTHLNKGAVVERQLLNYKKDGTPYLCDIKIIPLHNSKSEITHFMALEKPARVA, from the coding sequence ATGAAGAAGAAAACTATACGTGCCATTGCCCCATTACAGTCTTGGGATATTTTTTCTGAAGGTCTTGCTCAAAATAGCATTAAAGCGAGAAAAAAAGCCGAACGAGAGCAACTTGCGATTTTCAAGAAAAAACATAAGTGGACGATTGATGTTACCGCAATAACAGATTACGACTACACCACCATAGTTGTTACAGATCACACACAGCACATACAGTGGGTAAATGCAGGCTTTAGCGATATGACCGGTTACCCTAAGAGTTATGCCATAGGGAAGCACCCACGTTTTTTACAGGGCGCAAAAACTTCTCCACAAGTACGTGAAGAGATTAAAACACACCTTAATAAAGGAGCGGTTGTAGAACGACAACTCCTTAATTATAAAAAAGACGGCACACCGTACCTGTGTGATATCAAAATTATACCGCTACACAACTCAAAAAGCGAGATCACTCATTTTATGGCACTAGAGAAACCTGCTAGGGTAGCCTAA
- a CDS encoding GLPGLI family protein → MKNYNTYLLLICLCFGYNSVAQNTTISGKVIYHQETNLAYLYEVDYTLFFNKEQSLYLEKTRKKEAYQEKKEQQATEITRKIIVPRSNTTQQYYHYKDNRFTYREIWFDEPLYVEDNITFDWELIDETKLIGSFLCKKAKTFYRGRIYSAWYALQIPNNYGPWKFRGLPGLILEVEEENSKFRITASKITLDDTINKFETPENRSFLSISEFLVEKNRLNNELLARINSKAAKGSQPLQASSNCEDCKALQLEWYNDKR, encoded by the coding sequence ATGAAAAATTATAACACCTATTTACTATTAATATGCTTGTGTTTTGGCTATAACTCAGTAGCCCAAAACACAACTATTTCTGGTAAGGTCATCTATCATCAAGAGACCAACCTTGCTTATTTATATGAAGTAGACTACACCCTGTTTTTTAATAAGGAACAATCTTTATACCTAGAAAAGACTAGAAAAAAAGAGGCTTATCAAGAAAAAAAGGAACAACAAGCTACCGAAATAACAAGAAAAATTATTGTCCCTCGGTCTAACACTACACAGCAATATTATCATTACAAAGATAATAGATTTACCTATAGAGAGATTTGGTTTGATGAGCCTCTTTATGTAGAAGACAATATTACTTTTGATTGGGAACTTATAGACGAGACTAAACTTATAGGCTCTTTCTTGTGTAAAAAGGCAAAAACTTTTTATAGAGGTCGCATTTATTCTGCTTGGTATGCGTTACAAATTCCTAACAATTATGGCCCCTGGAAATTTAGAGGCCTTCCGGGCCTCATACTCGAGGTAGAAGAAGAAAACAGTAAATTTAGAATTACAGCATCTAAAATAACACTAGATGATACCATAAATAAATTTGAAACTCCAGAAAACCGCAGTTTTCTTTCCATTTCAGAATTTCTTGTAGAAAAAAATAGATTAAATAATGAATTACTAGCTCGCATCAATAGTAAAGCGGCTAAAGGTTCTCAACCGCTACAAGCTAGCTCAAATTGTGAGGACTGTAAAGCCCTGCAACTAGAATGGTATAATGACAAAAGATAA